GTTATTATGCCTGTCTGGACCGTGTTTTCCCTTATGGCTTCAAACCTTATACCCCTTACAAACTCCACCATCTTCTGGTCCACCTGGGTTGAACCGCTTTTCTGAATTATCTGAACCCTTGAGACCACACCAGAAGGCTCTATCCATACCCTTACTCTAAGGGGGCTGAGGGGTTCATCAGAGCTTATCCTCGGAAGGGGGGGTGTATAAACCGTTGCCCTTCCACCACCTGAAAGCCCCACACCTCCAGGTGATACAACCGCCGTTATGCTTCCAATGTCTGCACTCTTTACGCCCTCCCTCTCCACCTCTCTTTCCCTTCCCCTTACCTTCTGCTCAATCTCCTGAAGCAGTGAAGGCTCTTCCTTTTGAGTGCCTGCTGGCACCTGAATGTCTCCCTTCTCTCTTGATACCTCAACCGGAGATGCAATGGCCTTATCTTTTCCTTTTTTAGTAATACCTTCTCCCTCTCTTGGCTTATGAAGAATGCCCTGCCTTCCACCCGCCAACTTTATTTCCTTTGCAAGTGGCATATCTTCAACATATACCTGTAAGGGAGGCGTTGGAGAGTTCACCTCAATTCTAACAGAGAGATAGAGTGAAAGAAGGGTAAACATCATAAGGTTCAGAATTATAGATATGCCCCAGTGAAATAATGTTTCTACTTTATCCTCTCTCAGCATTATGTATCATAGTATAGCACATAGGCTATATTTTTTGAATGATTAGAATATATGTCTTAGACCTACCCCGACTTGATAATACTTCCAACCGGCAGCCGTCTGCATTGCATAGTTACCAGCCTCAAAGTCCAGAGCAATCCATGTATTCCTGCTAAGCTTGAAACCAACAGAAGCATACCCGCCACCTATAAGATCACTGTTGGTTTTATTGTATCTTTTATAGTTCTGATAACCAATAAATGGCTCCAAGTAGACATAAAAATTACCTCTATTGTGCTGTAATGCAAAAAATATATGGTTTGAAATATAGTCTTTTGGGTCAAAATAACCCATTCTTTTATGTTTGTCATAATTACTGTATATTAATCTGTAGCCAATCTTAAAGTTTGGATTGGACTGTGTCAACCTATACGCTGGGGATAGTATCATGAAATGGCCTTTATT
This window of the Aquificaceae bacterium genome carries:
- a CDS encoding energy transducer TonB translates to MLREDKVETLFHWGISIILNLMMFTLLSLYLSVRIEVNSPTPPLQVYVEDMPLAKEIKLAGGRQGILHKPREGEGITKKGKDKAIASPVEVSREKGDIQVPAGTQKEEPSLLQEIEQKVRGREREVEREGVKSADIGSITAVVSPGGVGLSGGGRATVYTPPLPRISSDEPLSPLRVRVWIEPSGVVSRVQIIQKSGSTQVDQKMVEFVRGIRFEAIRENTVQTGIITFRFKGG